A genomic region of Dreissena polymorpha isolate Duluth1 chromosome 4, UMN_Dpol_1.0, whole genome shotgun sequence contains the following coding sequences:
- the LOC127877282 gene encoding heart- and neural crest derivatives-expressed protein 2-like, whose product MSLSVGGYHPGYGHPGPMGVTTAHEFYGSPYQAQAMRYPDYNVSDRNYFHNWVLSGTPEVAMSPDAYGHHGGDMLTHMSYDAFGNPFVGERCVKRKVNASKKERRRTQSLNNAFTNLRDCIPNVPSDTKLSKIKTLRLAISYISYLMDILKKDDPKLTEKGFKAEISRKRERHHIDMDKIRKLDKAKEEDENTSPSPSKKDKRSGWPEHVWASELKTSE is encoded by the exons ATGAGTCTCAGTGTCGGCGGATACCATCCCGGGTACGGACATCCGGGACCCATGGGTGTGACAACAGCGCACGAGTTTTACGGGTCACCGTATCAGGCCCAGGCGATGCGGTACCCGGATTATAATGTCAGTGACCGGAACTACTTCCATAACTGGGTGCTCAGTGGAACGCCGGAAGTGGCGATGTCTCCGGACGCTTACGGTCACCACGGAGGTGACATGTTAACGCATATGTCATACGACGCGTTCGGAAACCCGTTCGTTGGTGAGCGTTGCGTGAAACGTAAAGTGAACGCGAGTAAAAAAGAACGACGACGGACGCAGAGTTTAAACAATGCTTTCACAAATCTCCGAGACTGCATTCCAAATGTTCCTTCGGAcacaaaactgtcaaaaattaAGACGTTACGGCTCGCCATATCATATATCTCGTATCTTATGGACATACTAAAGAAAGACGATCCGAAGTTAACGGAGAAGGGCTTCAAAGCGGAAATATCGCGGAAGAGGGAACGCCATCATATAGATATGGATAAAATACGTAAACTTGAC AAAGCTAAAGAAGAAGATGAAAATACCTCACCTTCGCCTAGTAAGAAGGACAAACGGTCTGGGTGGCCGGAGCACGTTTGGGCATCCGAATTAAAAACTTCCGAATGA